Proteins from a single region of Thermotoga maritima MSB8:
- the queA gene encoding tRNA preQ1(34) S-adenosylmethionine ribosyltransferase-isomerase QueA: MKVSEFDYELPPELIAQEPVEPRDASRLMVLHRKTQRIEHRIFREIIEYLEPGDLLVLNVSKVIPARLYARKKTGASIEILLIERLEEGIWKCLVRPGQKVKKGTELVIDEDLSAVCLGRGEDGTRILKFQPQDDRLIFEKGRTPLPPYIKNEVPLERYQTVYAKEEGSVAAPTAGLHFTPELIEKLKKKGVQFAEVVLHVGIGTFRPVKVEEVEKHKMHEEFYQVPKETVRKLRETRERGNRIVAVGTTTVRTLETIARLPEQEEYVGKTDLFIYPPFEFKLVDALVTNFHLPRSTLLMLVAAFAGKDFVMEAYREAVKRRYRFFSFGDAMLIL; this comes from the coding sequence ATGAAGGTATCGGAATTCGATTATGAACTTCCACCAGAACTCATAGCGCAGGAACCTGTGGAACCACGGGACGCTTCCCGACTCATGGTGCTCCACAGAAAGACGCAGAGAATAGAACACCGTATATTCCGGGAGATAATAGAGTATCTTGAACCCGGCGATCTGCTCGTTCTGAACGTATCGAAGGTGATACCAGCCCGTCTCTACGCGAGGAAAAAAACGGGTGCCAGCATCGAAATTCTTCTGATAGAGCGTTTGGAGGAAGGTATCTGGAAGTGCCTTGTGAGACCGGGTCAGAAGGTGAAAAAAGGAACGGAACTTGTAATCGATGAGGATCTGTCTGCCGTCTGCCTCGGTCGGGGTGAAGATGGAACGAGGATTCTGAAGTTTCAGCCTCAGGACGATAGATTGATCTTCGAGAAGGGCAGGACACCTCTTCCGCCGTACATAAAAAACGAAGTTCCTCTCGAGAGGTATCAAACCGTGTACGCGAAAGAAGAAGGCTCCGTCGCTGCGCCGACCGCGGGGCTTCATTTCACACCAGAACTCATAGAGAAGTTGAAGAAAAAAGGGGTTCAATTCGCCGAAGTCGTTTTGCACGTGGGAATAGGGACTTTCAGGCCCGTGAAGGTTGAGGAAGTGGAAAAACACAAGATGCACGAGGAATTCTACCAGGTTCCAAAAGAGACGGTCAGAAAACTCAGAGAGACAAGGGAAAGGGGAAACAGAATTGTAGCGGTTGGGACAACAACGGTGAGAACCTTGGAGACAATCGCCAGACTTCCTGAGCAGGAAGAATACGTGGGAAAAACCGATCTATTCATATATCCACCCTTCGAGTTCAAACTCGTCGATGCCCTGGTTACCAACTTTCACCTTCCTCGTTCCACTCTTCTCATGCTGGTTGCGGCGTTCGCGGGGAAGGATTTCGTCATGGAAGCCTACAGGGAAGCCGTGAAAAGAAGATACAGATTCTTCTCTTTCGGCGATGCGATGCTGATTCTGTAA
- the polC gene encoding DNA polymerase III subunit alpha has product MKKIENLKWKNVSFKSLEIDPDAGVVLVSVEKFSEEIEDLVRLLEKKTRFRVIVNGVQKSNGDLRGKILSLLNGNVPYIKDVVFEGNRLILKVLGDFARDRIASKLRSTKKQLDELLPPGTEIMLEVVEPPEDLLKKEVPQPEKREEPKGEELKIEDENHIFGQKPRKIVFTPSKIFEYNKKTSVKGKIFKIEKIEGKRTVLLIYLTDGEDSLICKVFNDVEKVEGKVSVGDVIVATGDLLLENGEPTLYVKGITKLPEAKRMDKSPVKRVELHAHTKFSDQDAITDVNEYVKRAKEWGFPAIALTDHGNVQAIPYFYDAAKEAGIKPIFGIEAYLVSDVEPVIRNLSDDSTFGDATFVVLDFETTGLDPQVDEIIEIGAVKIQGGQIVDEYHTLIKPSREISRKSSEITGITQEMLENKRSIEEVLPEFLGFLEDSIIVAHNANFDYRFLRLWIKKVMGLDWERPYIDTLALAKSLLKLRSYSLDSVVEKLGLGPFRHHRALDDARVTAQVFLRFVEMMKKIGITKLSEMEKLKDTIDYTALKPFHCTILVQNKKGLKNLYKLVSDSYIKYFYGVPRILKSELIENREGLLVGSACISGELGRAALEGASDSELEEIAKFYDYIEVMPLDVIAEDEEDLDRERLKEVYRKLYRIAKKLNKFVVMTGDVHFLDPEDARGRAALLAPQGNRNFENQPALYLRTTEEMLEKAIEIFEDEEIAREVVIENPNRIADMIEEVQPLEKKLHPPIIENADEIVRNLTMKRAYEIYGDPLPEIVQKRVEKELNAIINHGYAVLYLIAQELVQKSMSDGYVVGSRGSVGSSLVANLLGITEVNPLPPHYRCPECKYFEVVEDDRYGAGYDLPNKNCPRCGAPLRKDGHGIPFETFMGFEGDKVPDIDLNFSGEYQERAHRFVEELFGKDHVYRAGTINTIAERSAVGYVRSYEEKTGKKLRKAEMERLVSMITGVKRTTGQHPGGLMIIPKDKEVYDFTPIQYPANDRNAGVFTTHFAYETIHDDLVKIDALGHDDPTFIKMLKDLTGIDPMTIPMDDPDTLAIFSSVKPLGVDPVELESDVGTYGIPEFGTEFVRGMLVETRPKSFAELVRISGLSHGTDVWLNNARDWINLGYAKLSEVISCRDDIMNFLIHKGMEPSLAFKIMENVRKGKGITEEMESEMRRLKVPEWFIESCKRIKYLFPKAHAVAYVSMAFRIAYFKVHYPLQFYAAYFTIKGDQFDPVLVLRGKEAIKRRLRELKAMPAKDAQKKNEVSVLEVALEMILRGFSFLPPDIFKSDAKKFLIEGNSLRIPFNKLPGLGDSVAESIIRAREEKPFTSVEDLMKRTKVNKNHIELMKSLGVLGDLPETEQFTLF; this is encoded by the coding sequence ATGAAAAAGATTGAAAATTTGAAGTGGAAAAATGTCTCGTTTAAAAGCCTGGAAATAGATCCCGATGCAGGTGTGGTTCTCGTTTCCGTGGAAAAATTCTCCGAAGAGATAGAAGACCTTGTGCGTTTACTGGAGAAGAAGACGCGGTTTCGAGTCATCGTGAACGGTGTTCAAAAAAGTAACGGGGATCTAAGGGGAAAGATACTTTCCCTTCTCAACGGTAATGTGCCTTACATAAAAGATGTTGTTTTCGAAGGAAACAGGCTGATTCTGAAAGTGCTTGGAGATTTCGCGCGGGACAGGATCGCCTCCAAACTCAGAAGCACGAAAAAACAGCTCGATGAACTGCTGCCTCCCGGAACAGAGATCATGCTGGAGGTTGTGGAGCCTCCGGAAGATCTTTTGAAAAAGGAAGTACCACAACCAGAAAAGAGAGAAGAACCAAAGGGTGAAGAATTGAAGATCGAGGATGAAAACCACATCTTTGGACAGAAACCCAGAAAGATCGTCTTCACCCCCTCAAAAATCTTTGAGTACAACAAAAAGACATCGGTGAAGGGCAAGATCTTCAAAATAGAGAAGATCGAGGGGAAAAGAACGGTCCTTCTGATTTACCTGACAGACGGAGAAGATTCTCTGATCTGCAAAGTCTTCAACGACGTTGAAAAGGTCGAAGGGAAAGTATCGGTGGGAGACGTGATCGTTGCCACAGGAGACCTCCTTCTCGAAAACGGGGAGCCCACCCTTTACGTGAAGGGAATCACAAAACTTCCCGAAGCGAAAAGGATGGACAAATCTCCGGTTAAGAGGGTGGAGCTCCACGCCCATACCAAGTTCAGCGATCAGGACGCAATAACAGATGTGAACGAATATGTGAAACGAGCCAAGGAATGGGGCTTTCCCGCGATAGCCCTCACGGATCATGGGAACGTTCAGGCCATACCTTACTTCTACGACGCGGCGAAAGAAGCTGGAATAAAGCCCATTTTCGGTATCGAAGCGTATCTGGTGAGTGACGTGGAGCCCGTCATAAGGAATCTCTCCGACGATTCGACGTTTGGAGATGCCACGTTCGTCGTCCTCGACTTCGAGACGACGGGTCTCGACCCGCAGGTGGATGAGATCATCGAGATAGGAGCGGTGAAGATACAGGGTGGCCAGATAGTGGACGAGTACCACACTCTCATAAAGCCTTCCAGGGAGATCTCAAGAAAAAGTTCGGAGATCACCGGAATCACTCAAGAGATGCTGGAAAACAAGAGAAGCATCGAGGAAGTTCTGCCGGAGTTCCTCGGTTTTCTGGAAGATTCCATCATCGTAGCACACAACGCCAACTTCGACTACAGATTTCTGAGGCTGTGGATCAAAAAAGTGATGGGATTGGACTGGGAAAGACCCTACATAGATACGCTCGCCCTCGCAAAGTCCCTTCTCAAACTGAGAAGCTACTCTCTGGATTCCGTTGTGGAAAAGCTCGGATTGGGTCCCTTCCGGCACCACAGGGCCCTGGATGACGCGAGGGTCACCGCTCAGGTTTTCCTCAGGTTCGTTGAGATGATGAAGAAGATCGGTATCACGAAGCTTTCAGAAATGGAGAAGTTGAAGGATACGATAGACTACACCGCGTTGAAACCCTTCCACTGCACGATCCTCGTTCAGAACAAAAAGGGATTGAAAAACCTATACAAACTGGTTTCTGATTCCTATATAAAGTACTTCTACGGTGTTCCGAGGATCCTCAAAAGTGAGCTCATCGAGAACAGAGAAGGACTGCTCGTGGGTAGCGCGTGTATCTCCGGTGAGCTCGGACGTGCCGCCCTCGAAGGAGCGAGTGATTCAGAACTCGAAGAGATCGCGAAGTTCTACGACTACATAGAAGTCATGCCGCTCGACGTTATAGCCGAAGATGAAGAAGACCTAGACAGAGAAAGACTGAAAGAAGTGTACCGAAAACTCTACAGAATAGCGAAAAAATTGAACAAGTTCGTCGTCATGACCGGTGATGTTCATTTCCTCGATCCCGAAGATGCCAGGGGCAGAGCTGCACTTCTGGCACCTCAGGGAAACAGAAACTTCGAGAATCAGCCCGCACTCTACCTCAGAACGACCGAAGAAATGCTCGAGAAGGCGATAGAGATATTCGAAGATGAAGAGATCGCGAGGGAAGTCGTGATAGAGAATCCCAACAGAATAGCCGATATGATCGAGGAAGTGCAGCCGCTCGAGAAAAAACTTCACCCGCCGATCATAGAGAACGCCGATGAAATAGTGAGAAACCTCACCATGAAGCGGGCGTACGAGATCTACGGTGATCCGCTTCCCGAAATCGTCCAGAAGCGTGTGGAAAAGGAACTGAACGCCATCATAAATCATGGATACGCCGTTCTCTATCTCATCGCTCAGGAGCTCGTTCAGAAATCTATGAGCGATGGTTACGTGGTTGGATCCAGAGGATCCGTCGGGTCTTCACTCGTGGCCAATCTCCTCGGAATAACAGAGGTGAATCCCCTACCACCACATTACAGGTGTCCAGAGTGCAAATACTTTGAAGTTGTCGAAGACGACAGATACGGAGCGGGTTACGACCTTCCCAACAAGAACTGTCCAAGATGTGGGGCTCCTCTCAGAAAAGACGGCCACGGCATACCGTTTGAAACGTTCATGGGGTTCGAGGGTGACAAGGTCCCCGACATAGATCTCAACTTCTCAGGAGAGTATCAGGAACGTGCTCATCGTTTTGTGGAAGAACTCTTCGGTAAAGACCACGTCTATAGGGCGGGAACCATAAACACCATCGCGGAAAGAAGTGCGGTGGGTTACGTGAGAAGCTACGAAGAGAAAACCGGAAAGAAGCTCAGAAAGGCGGAAATGGAAAGACTCGTTTCCATGATCACGGGAGTGAAGAGAACGACGGGTCAGCACCCAGGGGGGCTCATGATCATACCGAAAGACAAAGAAGTCTACGATTTCACTCCCATACAGTATCCAGCCAACGATAGAAACGCAGGTGTGTTCACCACGCACTTCGCATACGAGACGATCCATGATGACCTGGTGAAGATAGATGCGCTCGGCCACGATGATCCCACTTTCATCAAGATGCTCAAGGACCTCACCGGAATCGATCCCATGACGATTCCCATGGATGACCCCGATACGCTCGCCATATTCAGTTCTGTGAAGCCTCTTGGTGTGGATCCCGTTGAGCTGGAAAGCGATGTGGGAACGTACGGAATTCCGGAGTTCGGAACCGAGTTTGTGAGGGGAATGCTCGTTGAAACGAGACCAAAGAGTTTCGCCGAGCTTGTGAGAATCTCAGGACTGTCACACGGTACGGACGTCTGGTTGAACAACGCACGTGATTGGATAAACCTCGGCTACGCCAAGCTCTCCGAGGTTATCTCGTGTAGGGACGACATCATGAACTTCCTCATACACAAAGGAATGGAACCGTCACTTGCCTTCAAGATCATGGAAAACGTCAGGAAGGGAAAGGGTATCACAGAAGAGATGGAGAGCGAGATGAGAAGGCTGAAGGTTCCAGAATGGTTCATCGAATCCTGTAAAAGGATCAAATATCTCTTCCCGAAAGCTCACGCTGTGGCTTACGTGAGTATGGCCTTCAGAATTGCTTACTTCAAGGTTCACTATCCTCTTCAGTTTTACGCGGCGTACTTCACGATAAAAGGTGATCAGTTCGATCCGGTTCTCGTACTCAGGGGAAAAGAAGCCATAAAGAGGCGCTTGAGAGAACTCAAAGCGATGCCTGCCAAAGACGCCCAGAAGAAAAACGAAGTGAGTGTTCTGGAGGTTGCCCTGGAAATGATACTGAGAGGTTTTTCCTTCCTACCGCCCGACATCTTCAAATCCGACGCGAAGAAATTTCTGATAGAAGGAAACTCGCTGAGAATTCCGTTCAACAAACTTCCAGGACTGGGTGACAGCGTTGCCGAGTCGATAATCAGAGCCAGGGAAGAAAAGCCGTTCACTTCGGTGGAAGATCTCATGAAGAGGACCAAGGTCAACAAAAATCACATAGAGCTGATGAAAAGCCTGGGTGTTCTCGGGGACCTTCCAGAGACGGAACAGTTCACGCTTTTCTAA
- a CDS encoding GNAT family N-acetyltransferase gives MFPRKELLKDGSLLLIREASIWDARRIVEYLKEVTSETDFLITRPDEVYDVSTERNYIRMYRSNPGKLMIVGEINREIVSLLTFTGFGRKRTKHVGEIGISVKKRYWNIGIGTRMITSAIEWARRNGFIRIQLEVLKSNERAISLYRKLGFELEGIKRKAVRRDDGSFEDVLVMALLLD, from the coding sequence ATGTTTCCACGAAAGGAACTCCTGAAAGACGGTTCTCTGCTCCTGATAAGAGAAGCCAGCATCTGGGACGCAAGAAGAATCGTAGAGTACCTGAAAGAAGTAACATCGGAAACGGATTTTCTGATCACCCGCCCGGACGAGGTTTACGATGTTTCCACGGAAAGGAACTACATAAGAATGTACAGAAGCAACCCTGGAAAGCTCATGATAGTGGGCGAGATCAACAGAGAAATCGTTTCTCTGCTGACCTTCACGGGGTTCGGAAGAAAGAGGACGAAGCACGTGGGAGAAATAGGTATAAGCGTGAAGAAGAGATACTGGAACATTGGAATCGGAACCAGAATGATCACAAGCGCCATAGAATGGGCACGCAGGAATGGTTTCATAAGGATCCAGCTCGAAGTTCTGAAGTCGAACGAAAGGGCTATAAGCCTTTACAGAAAACTCGGCTTCGAACTCGAGGGAATAAAGAGAAAGGCCGTCAGAAGAGATGACGGCTCCTTTGAGGATGTGCTCGTTATGGCGCTTCTTCTGGATTAG
- the lnt gene encoding apolipoprotein N-acyltransferase codes for MVSLFLSVLSGFLTALSMPGFLSGALIWFSLIPLLYAVEGRGVWKRAFLSFVYFFTHVLISFFWVLPTLTENVPLVFGRYPSWLGIVVFVLMGIIEAVPFLGFGFLSYFAPQSIVLKTLYLASVYTIFEYLRGVGELGFTGGRISEALYSHTGLIQIVSITGTLGLVFLIVSLNVLFYEFLRRRKGLLIFPVIFFVYLLNSSVVHLLPVPERGSFKVVALQPNVPTSLKYSVSSGEMLELLESMTKDFHGSIVITPEAFFLEDVRYSQKLRELSEENTFVIGFPADNQNSVFVLEGGRFRKVYSKVKLFPFVEKLPYPRVFGVFSFLKGLSYYEPGRNFSVFNVGESPPLSVQICFESYFPEVSRAFVKNGSELLIVVTNDGWFHYKAALLNHFVQGVFRAVETRRQFLQVANTGITGLVDEYGRIVDALPLRVRLAGEFHIKARKGETFYVRYGDWFFYLSVILAVVSVFISRMRGERNEGIGIRL; via the coding sequence TTGGTTAGCCTCTTTCTCAGCGTTCTCTCTGGCTTTCTCACCGCTCTTTCGATGCCGGGATTTCTCTCCGGAGCTTTGATCTGGTTTTCTCTGATTCCGCTTCTGTACGCGGTGGAAGGCAGGGGAGTGTGGAAAAGGGCGTTTCTTTCTTTCGTTTACTTTTTCACTCACGTGCTGATATCTTTCTTCTGGGTACTTCCAACTCTGACGGAGAACGTGCCCCTTGTCTTTGGAAGATACCCTTCCTGGCTTGGAATCGTGGTGTTTGTGCTGATGGGAATCATCGAAGCTGTTCCATTTCTTGGTTTTGGATTTCTCTCGTACTTTGCACCGCAGTCGATCGTTCTGAAGACTCTTTACCTTGCCTCCGTCTATACCATCTTCGAGTATCTCCGCGGTGTGGGAGAACTCGGATTCACCGGAGGAAGGATCTCAGAAGCGCTTTACAGCCACACCGGACTGATACAGATCGTTTCCATCACAGGGACTCTGGGCCTCGTTTTTTTGATAGTTTCTCTGAACGTCCTCTTCTATGAGTTCTTGAGAAGAAGAAAAGGCCTTCTCATCTTTCCTGTGATCTTCTTCGTCTATCTGTTGAACTCTTCTGTTGTGCACCTTCTTCCCGTTCCTGAACGTGGTTCTTTCAAGGTGGTTGCACTCCAACCAAATGTTCCTACTTCCCTGAAATATTCTGTGTCGAGTGGAGAGATGCTTGAACTTCTCGAGTCGATGACGAAGGATTTTCATGGAAGCATCGTGATCACTCCCGAGGCGTTCTTTCTGGAGGATGTGCGTTATTCTCAGAAGCTGAGAGAGCTCTCGGAGGAGAACACCTTCGTGATAGGATTTCCCGCGGACAACCAGAACAGCGTTTTCGTTCTGGAAGGTGGAAGATTCAGAAAGGTCTATTCCAAGGTGAAACTCTTCCCCTTTGTGGAGAAACTGCCGTACCCAAGGGTTTTTGGGGTTTTCAGTTTCCTGAAAGGATTGTCCTACTATGAACCTGGGCGGAATTTTTCCGTCTTCAACGTTGGAGAGAGCCCCCCGCTCTCTGTTCAGATCTGTTTTGAAAGTTACTTTCCGGAGGTATCACGCGCTTTCGTGAAAAACGGAAGCGAACTCCTCATCGTTGTGACGAACGATGGGTGGTTTCACTACAAAGCAGCGCTGCTGAATCACTTCGTCCAGGGAGTGTTCAGGGCCGTTGAAACGAGAAGACAGTTCCTTCAGGTGGCGAACACCGGGATCACAGGTCTCGTTGACGAGTACGGTAGAATAGTAGATGCTCTTCCTCTGCGGGTGAGACTGGCAGGAGAGTTTCACATCAAAGCGAGAAAAGGCGAAACGTTCTACGTCAGATACGGAGACTGGTTTTTTTACCTCTCTGTGATTCTGGCGGTAGTCAGTGTTTTCATTTCCAGAATGCGAGGTGAAAGGAATGAAGGTATCGGAATTCGATTATGA
- the ruvC gene encoding crossover junction endodeoxyribonuclease RuvC: protein MRILGVDPGYGIVGIGIIEVSGNRISHVFHGTIETPKNLPAEKRLKRIYEEFLKVLERFSPDECAMEKLFFVKNVTTAIGVGEARGVLFLALAEKNIPVFEYAPNEVKVSLSGYGRASKKQIQENVKRFLNLSEIPRPDDAADALAIAWCHALQSRARRVTHEKD, encoded by the coding sequence TTGAGGATCCTTGGGGTAGATCCCGGCTACGGAATTGTAGGAATAGGCATCATTGAAGTATCTGGAAACAGAATCTCTCACGTTTTCCACGGAACGATAGAGACTCCCAAAAATCTTCCAGCGGAAAAGAGGTTGAAGCGAATCTACGAGGAGTTTTTGAAAGTTCTTGAACGTTTCTCTCCAGACGAATGCGCCATGGAAAAGCTGTTCTTTGTGAAAAACGTTACCACGGCCATAGGTGTGGGGGAGGCACGTGGTGTGCTTTTTCTCGCTCTCGCGGAAAAAAACATACCTGTCTTTGAATACGCGCCGAACGAAGTGAAGGTTTCGCTGTCGGGGTATGGAAGGGCAAGCAAGAAACAGATTCAGGAGAACGTAAAGCGTTTTCTGAACCTTTCGGAGATTCCCAGACCCGACGATGCAGCGGATGCACTCGCCATCGCCTGGTGTCACGCCCTTCAGAGCAGAGCAAGGAGGGTAACACATGAAAAAGATTGA
- the proC gene encoding pyrroline-5-carboxylate reductase, with amino-acid sequence MTIGIVGVGNMGSIFAEKFSKEAERILLVEKDSEKLSRFNAPPYEIADLEKVREADLIVLAVKPQDAPIVLSALKGFDGILLSIVAGLKIEEIRKYGIHKVARIMPNVAVRVGEGVLATAFSADMSLEERELVKSLLEKLGFVVEIEEKLFSAVTALTGSGPAFIFVVVEAFLDAALKMGIPLDTAKELVYRLFKGSAELLTETGEHPALWKHRVSSPAGTTIEGLITMERFAVRSGVIESLISSYRRALELEEK; translated from the coding sequence ATGACAATCGGTATCGTCGGTGTTGGTAACATGGGTTCGATCTTCGCAGAGAAATTTTCGAAGGAGGCCGAAAGGATTCTCCTTGTTGAAAAGGACAGTGAAAAACTCTCTCGATTCAATGCTCCTCCATACGAAATTGCCGATCTGGAAAAAGTTCGTGAGGCAGATCTGATAGTCCTCGCAGTCAAACCTCAGGACGCTCCCATCGTGCTTAGCGCATTGAAAGGTTTCGACGGAATCCTGCTCTCGATAGTTGCCGGCTTGAAAATCGAAGAGATAAGAAAGTACGGTATTCACAAGGTGGCAAGGATTATGCCGAACGTTGCTGTGAGAGTGGGAGAAGGGGTGCTCGCCACCGCCTTCAGCGCTGATATGAGCCTTGAAGAAAGAGAACTCGTCAAATCACTCCTTGAGAAACTCGGTTTCGTCGTTGAAATAGAGGAAAAGCTCTTCTCAGCCGTCACTGCCCTCACCGGAAGTGGCCCCGCTTTCATCTTCGTCGTGGTGGAGGCGTTTCTCGACGCTGCGCTGAAGATGGGCATCCCACTCGACACGGCGAAAGAACTTGTTTATAGGCTCTTCAAAGGTTCCGCGGAGCTTTTAACAGAGACGGGCGAACACCCGGCTCTGTGGAAACACAGGGTGAGTTCTCCAGCCGGAACAACCATAGAAGGACTCATCACAATGGAGAGGTTCGCTGTGAGAAGCGGTGTCATAGAATCTCTGATCTCTTCTTACAGAAGAGCGCTCGAACTGGAGGAAAAGTGA
- a CDS encoding DegT/DnrJ/EryC1/StrS family aminotransferase has protein sequence MIPLSRPDINEQDIERVVEVLKSGRLSLGEYTKRFGEMVAEYTGARFGWAVSSGTAALHLILESLDIDEGDLILVPSFTFIASVNVILMKRAIPVFVDVDERTLNVSPETLEEAVKRCLKGFKQGNIEIKGKPRLFMAVDVFGHPLDWDGILDVCQRYGIAVVEDSCEALGSEYKGRKVGTFGVAGAFAFYPNKQITTGEGGVVVTNDEKIHTAVKSMSNQGRGEGDEWLYHVRFGYNYRIDEMSAALGCSQMERIDEIVEKRAEAAERYSKMLKEFSWVKVPVVEDYVTKMSWFVYVVRLEGPDRNRVMRYMEEKGVQVRNYFYPVHFQPFYEKLFGSMKGLLPVTERESEKTLAIPFFTSITESEQKTVVEILREAVERVG, from the coding sequence ATGATTCCGTTATCAAGGCCCGATATAAACGAGCAGGACATCGAAAGGGTAGTGGAAGTTTTAAAAAGCGGAAGGCTCAGTCTCGGTGAATACACGAAGCGTTTTGGAGAGATGGTGGCCGAATACACGGGTGCCAGATTCGGCTGGGCGGTGAGCAGTGGAACAGCTGCGCTCCATCTCATCCTGGAGAGTCTCGATATCGACGAGGGAGATCTGATCCTTGTGCCTTCCTTCACCTTCATCGCTTCTGTTAACGTAATCCTAATGAAAAGGGCAATTCCCGTTTTCGTGGATGTGGATGAGAGAACTCTGAACGTTTCTCCAGAAACACTGGAGGAGGCGGTGAAAAGGTGCCTCAAAGGATTCAAACAGGGAAACATTGAGATAAAAGGAAAACCCCGTCTCTTCATGGCCGTTGATGTTTTTGGGCATCCCCTCGACTGGGACGGGATTCTCGACGTCTGTCAGAGGTACGGCATCGCGGTGGTGGAAGACTCCTGTGAAGCTCTTGGATCCGAGTACAAAGGAAGAAAGGTGGGCACCTTTGGAGTGGCCGGCGCTTTCGCATTCTACCCGAACAAACAGATCACCACAGGAGAGGGCGGTGTTGTTGTGACGAACGATGAAAAGATACACACCGCTGTGAAGAGCATGAGCAACCAGGGAAGAGGTGAAGGAGACGAATGGCTCTACCATGTGCGTTTCGGTTACAACTACAGAATCGACGAGATGTCGGCCGCGCTTGGATGCTCTCAAATGGAAAGAATCGATGAGATCGTAGAAAAACGCGCAGAAGCGGCGGAGAGATATTCAAAGATGTTGAAGGAGTTTTCCTGGGTAAAGGTGCCCGTCGTGGAAGATTACGTCACTAAGATGAGCTGGTTCGTCTACGTCGTGAGACTGGAAGGTCCAGATAGAAACCGTGTGATGAGGTACATGGAAGAAAAGGGAGTCCAGGTTAGAAACTACTTTTATCCCGTCCACTTTCAACCATTCTACGAAAAACTCTTCGGCAGCATGAAAGGACTGCTTCCCGTGACGGAGAGGGAATCTGAGAAAACGCTCGCCATTCCGTTCTTTACGAGCATCACAGAAAGTGAACAGAAGACGGTGGTGGAGATCCTCAGAGAGGCGGTGGAGAGGGTTGGTTAG
- the tilS gene encoding tRNA lysidine(34) synthetase TilS — translation MLEEGEHVLVAVSGGIDSMTLLYVLRKFSPLLKIKITAAHLDHRIRESSRRDREFVERICRQWNIPVETSEVDVPSLWKDSGKTLEEIAREVRYDFLKRTAKKVGASKIALAHHKNDLLETVVHRLIRGTGPLGLACISPKREEFIRPFLVFKRSEIEEYARKNNVPYVVDETNYNVKYTRNFIRHRIVPLMKELNPTVEDAVYRLVSVTHLLRNFVERTVQDFVERNVYFYKDYAVFVEPEDLFLFLEVTRWVLKEMYGRVPEYEKLIGTLKSKRVELWSGIFVERSFGYVAVGKTVFKKKYRVEVKGDMLEMEGFKIRVVNNRNDMKFWVRNRKEGDRIIVNGRERKLKDVFIEKKVPTFYRDRVPLLVDEEDRVLWVPGIARSDFLPEDVVVELLEYPVGYVKGGTYFEQV, via the coding sequence TTGCTTGAAGAAGGAGAACATGTGCTTGTTGCAGTCTCCGGCGGAATAGATTCGATGACCCTCCTGTACGTTCTGAGAAAATTCTCCCCCCTTTTGAAGATCAAGATCACAGCGGCTCACCTCGATCACAGGATAAGAGAGTCTTCCAGAAGAGACAGGGAGTTCGTGGAAAGGATCTGTCGCCAGTGGAACATACCTGTAGAAACGTCAGAGGTGGATGTTCCTTCTCTCTGGAAAGATTCGGGAAAGACATTGGAAGAGATCGCAAGAGAGGTGAGATACGATTTTCTGAAAAGAACGGCAAAGAAAGTCGGAGCCTCGAAAATCGCCCTCGCACATCACAAAAACGACCTTCTGGAAACGGTCGTTCACAGGCTGATAAGAGGAACAGGCCCCCTTGGTCTTGCCTGCATCTCTCCTAAAAGAGAAGAGTTCATCAGACCTTTTCTTGTCTTCAAAAGGAGTGAAATAGAAGAGTACGCCAGAAAGAACAATGTTCCTTACGTTGTTGACGAGACCAACTACAACGTCAAATACACGAGAAATTTCATCAGACACAGAATAGTCCCTCTCATGAAAGAATTGAACCCAACTGTGGAGGATGCCGTCTATAGACTGGTTTCTGTCACCCATTTGCTGAGAAATTTCGTTGAAAGAACTGTGCAGGACTTTGTTGAGAGGAATGTCTATTTCTACAAAGACTACGCCGTGTTCGTTGAGCCGGAAGATCTTTTTCTTTTCCTCGAAGTCACAAGATGGGTGTTGAAAGAGATGTACGGAAGGGTACCAGAGTATGAAAAACTGATCGGAACCTTGAAGTCGAAGAGAGTAGAGCTCTGGAGCGGAATTTTCGTGGAACGATCTTTCGGTTATGTAGCTGTGGGGAAGACAGTTTTCAAGAAAAAATACCGTGTTGAAGTGAAAGGTGACATGTTGGAGATGGAAGGGTTTAAAATAAGAGTGGTGAATAACAGAAACGATATGAAATTTTGGGTCAGAAACAGAAAAGAAGGTGATAGAATAATAGTCAACGGCAGGGAGAGAAAGCTGAAGGATGTTTTCATCGAGAAAAAAGTCCCAACTTTTTACAGAGACAGGGTTCCTCTCCTCGTCGATGAAGAAGATCGGGTTCTCTGGGTTCCGGGGATCGCCCGATCAGACTTTTTGCCAGAAGATGTGGTTGTGGAACTTCTGGAATACCCTGTCGGTTATGTGAAAGGAGGTACATATTTTGAACAGGTCTAA